In Nostocoides sp. HKS02, the DNA window TCACCCGCGATGGCCAGAGCCGCTGCCTGCTGCGCCAGCGGGCGCACGACCGCGACGACCAGGTCGCCATGGGCGAGGACATCGCTCCGGGCCTCGTGCACGCCCTCCAGGCAACCCTGCAGGAGTAGCCGCGCCCCGCGGCATACCGCTAGTGGGTGCAGGTGGGCAGGCCGGACGCCTGGCCCGCGGCAATGGCCTCCACAGCCTTGCGGGCCTGGTCGAAGGTCGCGATCTTGACGACCCGCAGGCCGTCGGGGACGTGGCCCACGACCTCGTCGCAGTTCGAGGCCGGCGCGAGGAACCAGTGGGCGCCGCCGTCGTGGGCGCCCGCAAGCTTCTGGCGGATGCCGCCGATGGGGCCGACCTGGCCGGTGTAGTCGATCGTGCCGGTGCCGGCGATCTTCTGACCGCCGGTGAGTGGCCCCGGGGTCAGCAGGTCGTAGATCCCGAGCGCGAACATCGTTCCGGCAGAAGGGCCGCCGATGCTGCCGGCGTTGATCTTCACGTCGAACGGGAACGTGAACCGCATGCCCAGGAAGACCCCGATCGTGGTGCGGCCGCCGGATGACCGGGTCTTCGCGGCGGCGGTGACGGGCACCCCGCCCCGGATCAGGCGCAGCTGCACGAAGTCACCAGCGTGGTGCCTCCCGACGAGGGTGCGCACGGTGTCCGAGGAGCTGACCGGCGTGCCATCGATCGAGACGAGCTCGTCGCCGGCCCGCAGCACCGAAGCGGACGGGGCGTCCTTCGCGACATCGGTGATGATCAGGTGAGGGGTGACCTGGTGGCCGGTCGCCTTGAGCGCAACGGCGATCGCCTCCTGCTGGGAGTCGACCATCTCCGCGGTGTTCTGCTCCTGGACCTGCTTGTCGGTGACGCCCTGGGGGAAGTAGAGGTCGACCGGCTCGATGGCGTCCTCGGAGCTCAGCCGCGCGGCGAGCAGGTCCCAGACCGTCACGGACGTCCCGGGCCCACCGACGAGGCGCACCGTCGTGAAGTCGAGGGCGCCGTCGGTGGGGTACGTGGGAGCACCCGACACGGTGATGAGCTGGGTGCCCGACAGCTTGCCCAGGGTGTTGGCGATGGGTCCGGGCTTGAGGACGACGTAGGGCAGGCCGACCATGACCGACAGCGCAGCCAGGATGATCACGACGACCGAGGCCACCAGCGCGACGATGGAGCGCCGGGTGAGCGCATGGGGGTCGACCGGGTTCGTGGGTGAGATGACCGGCTGGTGCTGGATGT includes these proteins:
- a CDS encoding PDZ domain-containing protein, which encodes MTEDIQHQPVISPTNPVDPHALTRRSIVALVASVVVIILAALSVMVGLPYVVLKPGPIANTLGKLSGTQLITVSGAPTYPTDGALDFTTVRLVGGPGTSVTVWDLLAARLSSEDAIEPVDLYFPQGVTDKQVQEQNTAEMVDSQQEAIAVALKATGHQVTPHLIITDVAKDAPSASVLRAGDELVSIDGTPVSSSDTVRTLVGRHHAGDFVQLRLIRGGVPVTAAAKTRSSGGRTTIGVFLGMRFTFPFDVKINAGSIGGPSAGTMFALGIYDLLTPGPLTGGQKIAGTGTIDYTGQVGPIGGIRQKLAGAHDGGAHWFLAPASNCDEVVGHVPDGLRVVKIATFDQARKAVEAIAAGQASGLPTCTH